In Pseudomonas sp. DNDY-54, a genomic segment contains:
- the uvrD gene encoding DNA helicase II, with the protein MHDDISFLLNSLNDAQRQAVAAPLGRQLVLAGAGSGKTRVLVHRIAWLHQVERASLHSILSVTFTNKAAAEMRHRIEQLMKVNPQGMWVGTFHGLAHRLLRAHWREAKLAENFQILDSDDQQRLVKRVIRELGLDEQRWPARQAQWWINGQKDEGLRPKHIQASGDLFLATMLSIYQAYEDACARAGVIDFSELLLRALDLWRDNPGLLDHYQRRFRHILVDEFQDTNAVQYAWLRFLAKGGDSLMVVGDDDQSIYGWRGARVENLHQFSEDFQDAETIRLEQNYRSTACILKAANALIANNQGRLGKELWTEGCDGEPISLYAAFNEHDEARYVVESIESALKKDGLTRSEIAILYRSNAQSRVLEEALLRERIPYRIYGGQRFFERAEIKNAMAYLRLIQARDNDAALERVINVPARGIGEKTVEALRQLARQQETSMWAALHQAVGTKVVSGRAASALNGFVELIDTLALKVEGMQLHNMAQLVIEQSGLLAYHRDEKGEKAQARVENLEELVSAARAFDNYSEGEEDEQTPLAAFLDHASLEAGEQQAGDHEDSVQLMTLHSAKGLEFPLVFLVGMEEGLFPHKMSLEEPGRLEEERRLAYVGITRAMQQLIITYAETRRLYGSETYNKISRFVRELPPALVNEVRLSNTVSRSFNSRGMSGGSLFDGANVPETPFNLGQRVRHSLFGEGTILNFEGSGAQARVQVNFEDEGSKWLMLSYAKLEAL; encoded by the coding sequence ATGCATGACGATATCTCCTTTCTCCTGAATTCCCTTAACGATGCCCAACGCCAGGCCGTGGCCGCGCCACTAGGCCGCCAACTGGTTCTGGCGGGTGCAGGCTCGGGCAAGACCCGCGTGCTGGTGCATCGCATCGCGTGGCTGCACCAGGTTGAGCGCGCATCCTTGCACTCGATCCTGTCAGTGACCTTTACCAACAAGGCCGCGGCCGAGATGCGTCATCGCATCGAGCAGCTGATGAAGGTCAACCCGCAAGGCATGTGGGTTGGCACCTTCCACGGGCTGGCACATCGGCTGTTGCGCGCCCACTGGCGCGAAGCGAAGCTGGCGGAAAACTTCCAGATTCTCGACTCCGATGATCAGCAGCGGCTGGTCAAGCGCGTCATACGAGAACTGGGCCTGGACGAGCAGCGCTGGCCCGCGCGGCAAGCCCAGTGGTGGATCAACGGACAAAAGGACGAAGGTCTGCGGCCGAAGCACATTCAGGCGAGCGGTGACCTGTTCCTGGCGACCATGCTGAGCATTTACCAGGCCTACGAAGACGCCTGTGCACGCGCCGGGGTCATCGACTTTTCCGAGCTATTGCTGCGTGCCCTGGATCTGTGGCGCGACAACCCGGGCCTGCTCGATCATTACCAGCGGCGCTTTCGCCACATCCTCGTCGACGAATTCCAGGACACAAACGCCGTCCAGTACGCCTGGTTGCGCTTTCTGGCCAAGGGCGGCGACAGCCTGATGGTGGTCGGCGATGACGATCAGTCGATCTACGGCTGGCGCGGCGCGCGGGTGGAAAACCTGCACCAGTTCAGCGAAGACTTCCAGGACGCCGAAACCATTCGCCTGGAACAGAACTATCGCTCCACCGCCTGCATTCTCAAGGCCGCCAATGCGCTGATTGCCAATAATCAGGGCCGGCTGGGCAAGGAGCTCTGGACCGAGGGCTGCGATGGCGAACCGATCAGCCTGTACGCGGCCTTCAACGAACACGACGAAGCGCGCTATGTCGTCGAAAGCATCGAAAGCGCCCTCAAGAAGGACGGGCTGACCCGCAGCGAAATCGCCATTCTCTATCGCTCCAACGCTCAGTCCCGTGTGCTTGAAGAAGCCCTGCTGCGTGAGCGCATTCCTTACCGGATCTACGGCGGCCAACGCTTCTTCGAGCGGGCCGAGATCAAGAACGCCATGGCCTACCTGCGCCTGATCCAGGCGCGGGACAACGATGCCGCGCTGGAAAGGGTGATCAACGTGCCGGCGCGCGGCATCGGCGAAAAAACGGTAGAGGCATTACGTCAGCTCGCGCGCCAGCAGGAAACCTCGATGTGGGCCGCGCTGCACCAGGCCGTTGGCACCAAGGTGGTTTCCGGCCGTGCCGCCAGCGCGCTGAACGGCTTCGTTGAGCTGATCGACACACTCGCCCTGAAAGTCGAAGGCATGCAGCTGCACAACATGGCGCAGCTGGTTATCGAGCAATCCGGCCTGCTGGCCTATCACCGTGACGAAAAAGGCGAGAAGGCCCAGGCACGGGTGGAAAACCTCGAGGAACTGGTTTCCGCTGCGCGCGCCTTCGACAACTACAGCGAAGGTGAAGAAGACGAGCAGACACCGCTGGCTGCGTTCCTTGATCACGCCTCGCTGGAGGCCGGCGAGCAACAAGCCGGCGATCACGAGGACAGCGTGCAGCTGATGACCCTGCACAGCGCCAAGGGCCTGGAGTTTCCGCTGGTGTTCCTGGTCGGCATGGAAGAAGGCCTCTTCCCGCACAAGATGAGCCTCGAAGAGCCCGGCCGACTTGAAGAAGAACGCCGCCTGGCCTATGTCGGCATCACGCGGGCCATGCAACAGCTGATCATCACCTACGCTGAAACCCGGCGCCTGTACGGCAGCGAGACCTATAACAAGATCTCGCGCTTCGTCCGCGAGTTGCCGCCGGCCCTGGTCAATGAAGTGCGCCTGAGCAACACCGTCAGCCGCAGCTTCAACAGCCGGGGCATGAGCGGCGGCTCGCTGTTCGACGGCGCCAACGTGCCAGAAACCCCATTCAACCTCGGCCAGCGTGTGCGTCATTCCCTGTTCGGCGAAGGCACCATCCTCAATTTCGAGGGTTCCGGAGCTCAAGCGCGCGTTCAGGTGAACTTCGAGGATGAAGGGAGCAAGTGGTTGATGCTCAGTTATGCCAAACTGGAAGCGCTATGA
- a CDS encoding EAL domain-containing protein: protein MIDSAQAIQSEGLTQDEQALVDSAELEQRSERTRILYQGSRTSLLLLILASLLFVGLLWDEAPLLELSLWSGWTVLLALLRLHQARLFAKADAVDQQRPYWRHAFLVGSVTTAITLCYAILELVPGESLVQQTILYGVAGSVIVACGVTSGVSLGAFFCFALPSLLPAAFMLLSSEQAQQQAWGVLAVIVLLMLSMVAWQTNRLLAASLQQRAQNQQLIARLQRMRGEATELNGELAREIEQRRQAEAQLQEALEGLEQRVAERTAELGESEAQLNLALEASELGLWDWDLEHDELHHSRLEVVFGIGRTARLRLADPQRPKIHPDDLAHVRQTIITHLKGETDRYSVQYRALMADGRCLWMEDRGRVIERADNGRALRMIGTRRDVSEAHRQAEQQRLAATVFEAAGEGMAILDANFRLLAVNDACCALSGYARDELVGHSVARLASSEDSRQQFPSIRECLAREGRWQGELIETRKNGEVYPQWAQLRAVLDGQGNLTNVVVFVSDLSVRRQVEERLRYLTHFDELTGLANRSLLKARLHSACERTRNSTRGLAVLYIDLDRFKVLNQSLGHEAADQLLREAGRRMSHTFSDADTISRLSGDEFVVVLEGYGSLSTLANIGSRLLSRMSKPMLIDGQELVVSASIGVSLMPDNAREATALLLQANMAMQHAKHLGGNTLQFFTERLQASSLENLKLENQLRRAIDERQLEVFYQPRLNVAEDRLDAAEALVRWRHPQQGLIAPGDFIPLAEETGLIIPLGEFVLREACRQARQWQLDGRAEIRVSVNLSVKQLRQGNFVSLVRHVLDETGLPADKLELELTESQLLDDIDNAVSISHQLRALGVRLAIDDFGTGYSSLSYLKRFPVDFVKIDRSFISELEQVGGDAAIVRAIIAMVHSLELKVVAEGVETQAQMDFLKAHGCDEIQGYLISRPVPADEFVKLLV from the coding sequence ATGATCGATTCCGCTCAAGCCATTCAATCGGAGGGACTGACCCAGGACGAACAGGCCCTGGTCGATTCCGCTGAGCTGGAACAGCGGAGCGAGCGCACGCGGATCCTTTATCAAGGGTCACGCACTTCCCTGTTGCTGCTGATACTCGCCAGCCTGTTGTTTGTCGGACTGCTCTGGGACGAAGCGCCGTTGCTCGAGTTGTCGCTCTGGTCCGGTTGGACGGTATTGCTGGCGCTACTACGCCTGCATCAGGCGAGGCTGTTCGCCAAGGCGGACGCGGTGGACCAACAGCGCCCGTATTGGCGCCATGCGTTTCTTGTCGGTAGCGTCACCACCGCGATCACGCTGTGCTATGCCATCTTGGAATTGGTGCCCGGCGAATCGCTCGTTCAGCAGACTATTCTCTACGGCGTGGCCGGCTCGGTCATCGTCGCGTGCGGCGTAACCAGCGGCGTTTCGCTCGGTGCTTTTTTCTGCTTCGCCTTACCCAGTCTTCTCCCGGCCGCGTTCATGCTATTGAGCAGCGAGCAGGCGCAGCAGCAGGCATGGGGCGTGCTCGCCGTCATCGTTTTGCTGATGCTCAGCATGGTCGCCTGGCAGACCAACCGTTTACTGGCCGCGAGCCTGCAGCAGCGCGCTCAGAATCAGCAATTGATCGCGCGCCTCCAGCGCATGCGCGGCGAGGCGACCGAGCTGAACGGTGAGCTGGCGCGCGAGATCGAGCAGCGCCGGCAGGCAGAAGCCCAGTTGCAAGAAGCGCTTGAGGGGCTCGAACAACGCGTCGCCGAACGCACCGCCGAGCTCGGCGAGAGTGAAGCGCAGCTGAACCTCGCGCTGGAGGCCAGCGAATTGGGGCTGTGGGATTGGGACCTCGAGCATGACGAGCTCCATCATTCACGATTGGAAGTGGTATTTGGTATCGGTCGTACGGCCCGGCTGCGGTTGGCCGACCCGCAACGACCGAAAATTCACCCAGACGACCTGGCGCATGTCCGCCAAACCATCATCACGCATCTCAAAGGGGAAACCGATCGCTACTCGGTTCAGTATCGTGCGCTGATGGCGGACGGTCGTTGCCTGTGGATGGAGGATCGCGGGCGGGTCATCGAGCGGGCCGACAACGGCCGGGCGTTGCGGATGATCGGCACACGTCGGGATGTCAGTGAAGCGCATCGGCAGGCGGAGCAACAACGTCTGGCCGCCACCGTGTTTGAGGCCGCGGGGGAAGGCATGGCGATCCTGGACGCCAATTTCCGCCTGTTGGCGGTCAATGATGCGTGCTGCGCCCTCTCCGGTTATGCGCGCGACGAGCTCGTCGGCCACAGCGTCGCACGCTTGGCCAGTTCCGAGGACAGCCGTCAGCAGTTCCCGTCGATACGCGAATGCCTGGCGCGCGAAGGGCGCTGGCAGGGCGAGTTGATCGAAACCCGCAAAAACGGCGAGGTCTACCCACAGTGGGCACAGCTGCGGGCCGTGCTAGACGGTCAGGGCAACCTCACGAACGTAGTGGTGTTCGTTTCCGACCTCAGCGTACGGCGGCAGGTGGAAGAGCGCCTGCGCTACCTCACGCACTTCGACGAGCTCACCGGGCTGGCCAATCGCAGCCTGTTGAAAGCCCGCCTGCACAGTGCCTGCGAGCGTACCCGCAACAGCACGCGCGGATTGGCCGTGCTGTACATCGACCTTGACCGTTTCAAGGTGCTGAACCAGAGCCTTGGCCATGAGGCGGCCGACCAGCTCCTACGCGAAGCTGGCCGGCGGATGTCGCATACGTTCTCCGATGCCGACACCATCTCGCGGCTGTCGGGCGATGAATTCGTGGTGGTGCTGGAAGGCTACGGTAGCCTGTCTACACTGGCGAATATCGGTAGCCGTCTGCTGTCGCGCATGAGCAAGCCGATGCTGATTGACGGCCAAGAGCTGGTGGTCAGTGCCTCCATCGGTGTCAGCCTGATGCCGGATAATGCGCGCGAAGCCACCGCCCTGCTGCTGCAGGCGAACATGGCCATGCAGCACGCCAAACACCTGGGCGGCAATACGCTGCAGTTCTTCACGGAACGTCTGCAGGCGTCCAGTCTGGAAAATCTGAAGCTCGAAAACCAGCTACGGCGCGCCATTGACGAGCGGCAGCTGGAAGTCTTTTACCAGCCACGACTGAATGTGGCAGAAGACCGGCTGGACGCGGCCGAGGCGCTGGTGCGCTGGCGGCATCCGCAGCAGGGCCTGATTGCTCCAGGCGACTTCATTCCACTGGCCGAAGAGACCGGGCTGATTATCCCGTTGGGTGAATTCGTTTTGCGTGAAGCGTGCCGGCAAGCCCGCCAGTGGCAGCTGGACGGGCGGGCGGAGATCCGCGTCTCGGTCAATCTGTCGGTGAAGCAGCTGCGTCAGGGCAACTTCGTCAGCCTGGTGCGTCACGTGCTGGACGAGACCGGGCTGCCAGCCGACAAGCTCGAGCTTGAGCTGACCGAGAGCCAACTGCTCGACGACATCGACAACGCAGTCAGCATCAGCCATCAGCTGCGCGCACTCGGGGTGCGGCTGGCCATCGACGATTTCGGCACCGGGTACTCGTCACTCAGCTATTTGAAACGGTTCCCGGTGGATTTCGTCAAGATCGACCGCTCGTTCATCTCGGAACTGGAGCAGGTCGGGGGTGATGCCGCCATCGTCCGCGCGATCATCGCCATGGTCCACAGTCTGGAGCTGAAGGTGGTGGCCGAGGGCGTCGAGACCCAGGCCCAGATGGACTTCCTCAAAGCCCACGGCTGCGACGAGATTCAGGGCTATTTGATCAGCCGACCGGTACCGGCTGATGAGTTCGTGAAGCTACTGGTTTAG
- the yegQ gene encoding tRNA 5-hydroxyuridine modification protein YegQ yields the protein MTLLRPELLSPAGTLKSMRYAFAYGADAVYAGQPRYSLRVRNNEFDHANLKLGIDEAHAQGKQFYVVVNIAPHNAKLRTFIKDLEPVVAMGPDALIMSDPGLIMLVRQHFPAMTVHLSVQANAVNWASVEFWRQQGLTRAILSRELSLEEIGEIREKVPGMELEVFVHGALCMAYSGRCLLSGYINKRDPNQGSCTNACRWEYKAHEGKEDELGNIVQQYQPIPVQQIEPTLGAGAPTDHMFLLEDGSRPGELMEAFEDEHGTYIMNSKDLRAVQHVERLVQMGVHSLKIEGRTKSHYYVARTAQVYRKAIDDAVAGRPFDKSLMDTLESLAHRGYTEGFLRRHVHDEYQNYERGFSLSDRQQFVGELTGERRNGLAEVIVKNRFGVGDRLELMTPQGNLNFRLEALETKRGERTEVAPGDGHVLYMPVPETVDLRYALVMRELNGSTTRG from the coding sequence ATGACCCTCCTTCGCCCCGAACTGCTGTCACCTGCCGGCACCCTGAAATCCATGCGTTACGCCTTCGCCTATGGCGCCGACGCCGTCTACGCGGGCCAGCCTCGCTACAGCCTGCGGGTGCGCAACAACGAGTTTGATCATGCCAATCTGAAGCTCGGCATCGACGAAGCCCACGCCCAGGGCAAGCAGTTCTACGTGGTGGTCAATATCGCTCCGCACAACGCGAAACTGCGGACGTTCATCAAGGATTTGGAGCCAGTCGTGGCAATGGGTCCCGATGCGCTGATCATGTCCGACCCGGGCCTGATCATGCTGGTCCGCCAGCACTTCCCCGCGATGACCGTTCACCTGTCGGTGCAGGCCAACGCAGTGAACTGGGCCAGCGTCGAGTTCTGGCGACAGCAGGGCCTGACACGGGCGATCCTTTCCCGTGAGCTGTCGCTGGAAGAGATCGGCGAGATCCGCGAGAAAGTGCCAGGCATGGAACTCGAAGTGTTCGTCCACGGTGCGCTGTGCATGGCCTATTCCGGCCGCTGCCTGCTCTCGGGCTACATCAACAAGCGCGACCCTAACCAGGGCTCCTGCACCAATGCCTGCCGCTGGGAATACAAGGCTCACGAGGGCAAGGAAGACGAACTTGGCAACATCGTGCAGCAGTACCAGCCGATCCCGGTGCAGCAGATCGAGCCCACCCTGGGCGCCGGCGCACCGACTGATCATATGTTTCTGCTCGAAGACGGCAGTCGCCCTGGCGAGCTGATGGAGGCCTTCGAGGATGAGCACGGCACCTACATCATGAATTCCAAGGACCTGCGCGCCGTGCAGCATGTCGAGCGGCTGGTGCAGATGGGCGTTCACTCGCTGAAAATCGAAGGTCGGACCAAATCTCACTACTACGTGGCGCGCACCGCCCAGGTCTACCGCAAGGCCATTGACGATGCCGTCGCCGGTCGTCCCTTCGATAAATCGCTGATGGACACGCTGGAGTCGCTCGCCCACCGCGGCTACACCGAAGGCTTCCTGCGCCGCCACGTGCACGATGAATACCAGAACTACGAGCGCGGCTTCTCGTTGTCAGATCGGCAGCAATTCGTCGGCGAGCTGACCGGCGAGCGACGCAACGGGCTGGCCGAAGTCATCGTCAAAAACCGCTTCGGGGTCGGTGACCGGCTGGAATTGATGACGCCGCAGGGCAATCTGAATTTCCGCCTGGAAGCGCTGGAGACCAAGCGCGGCGAACGCACCGAGGTGGCGCCTGGCGATGGCCACGTGCTCTACATGCCGGTCCCGGAAACGGTGGATCTGCGTTACGCATTGGTGATGCGCGAGCTGAACGGAAGCACTACGAGAGGCTAA
- a CDS encoding DUF2243 domain-containing protein: protein MSEYPVDTRGSLTATIFLGIGLMAAIDEIVFHQILAWHHFFDRSTQPIALLSDGLLHAAELLMLAAGFYLFVQLSGRRAVSRLHAWAGLFLGAGGFQLFDGIVDHKILRLHQVRYVDNLLVYDLAWNAFGALLLTIGFVVWRKARSSHASSYGGR from the coding sequence GTGAGCGAATACCCCGTCGATACCCGAGGCAGCCTGACCGCAACGATCTTTCTCGGGATCGGTTTGATGGCCGCCATCGACGAGATCGTCTTCCATCAGATACTGGCGTGGCACCACTTCTTTGACCGGTCCACACAGCCCATCGCGCTGCTCTCGGACGGCCTGTTGCATGCCGCCGAGTTGCTGATGCTGGCCGCCGGCTTTTACCTGTTCGTGCAGCTGAGCGGACGCCGCGCGGTGTCGCGCTTGCATGCCTGGGCTGGACTGTTCCTCGGCGCGGGCGGCTTTCAGCTGTTCGACGGGATCGTCGATCACAAGATCCTCAGGCTGCACCAGGTGCGCTACGTCGATAATCTCCTCGTCTATGACCTGGCGTGGAATGCCTTCGGCGCGCTGTTGCTGACAATAGGGTTCGTCGTCTGGCGCAAAGCCAGGTCGTCGCACGCCTCGTCGTACGGAGGCCGATAG
- a CDS encoding cytochrome c oxidase assembly protein encodes MAHDTHLLTLVGTSLFVLLTLALWFAYVLGVRAQRRRRKPWQCWRIVSFSLGCGLLVVAFSPFMVEWGHADLRGHMAQHLLLGMFAPIALMLGAPGTLLLRSVPVVTARRITEFADRVPVRCLSHPVTALLLNVGAMYVLYLTPLYQLSFSEPLLHIWLHLHFVLAGYLFSWSIAGPDPAPHRPGMRMRLAVLFVAIAAHTVLGKLMYAYGFPRDAGHDLAEIEAAAQLMYYGGDFAELLLAVVFFAAWYRRRKLPETVSESGQHTAGHG; translated from the coding sequence GTGGCGCACGATACCCATCTACTCACTCTGGTCGGGACCTCTCTGTTCGTCTTGCTGACGCTGGCGCTCTGGTTTGCTTATGTCCTGGGCGTGCGCGCACAACGGCGGCGCCGCAAGCCATGGCAATGCTGGCGGATAGTCAGTTTCAGCCTGGGTTGCGGGCTGTTGGTAGTGGCGTTTTCGCCGTTCATGGTCGAGTGGGGGCATGCAGACTTGCGCGGGCATATGGCGCAACACCTGCTGCTCGGCATGTTCGCGCCCATCGCGCTGATGCTCGGTGCGCCAGGCACGTTGCTGTTGCGCAGTGTGCCGGTGGTGACTGCCCGACGTATCACCGAGTTCGCAGATCGCGTGCCGGTGCGCTGCCTCAGCCATCCGGTCACCGCGCTGCTGTTGAATGTCGGTGCGATGTACGTTCTCTACCTCACCCCGCTATATCAGCTGAGTTTCAGCGAACCTCTTCTGCATATCTGGCTGCATCTGCATTTCGTCCTGGCGGGCTATCTGTTCAGTTGGTCGATTGCCGGACCGGACCCTGCGCCGCATCGACCCGGCATGCGAATGCGGCTGGCCGTGCTGTTCGTGGCAATCGCCGCTCACACCGTGCTTGGCAAGCTTATGTATGCCTACGGCTTCCCGCGCGATGCCGGCCATGACTTGGCGGAAATCGAAGCCGCTGCGCAACTCATGTATTACGGCGGCGATTTCGCTGAGCTGTTGCTGGCGGTGGTGTTTTTTGCTGCTTGGTATCGGCGGCGGAAACTGCCCGAGACGGTTAGCGAAAGCGGACAGCACACCGCCGGCCATGGCTAG
- a CDS encoding aspartate kinase has translation MHTVEKIGGTSMSRFDEVLNNIFIGQRQGDALYQRVFVVSAYSGMTNLLLEHKKTGEPGVYQRFADARSEGAWLEALETVRERMLGKNAELFASAFEQRAANQFVNSRIDDARECMSSLQRLCAYGHFQLDEHLMKVREMLASLGEAHSAFNSVLALKHRGVNAKMVDLTGWHRDAPLPFEEMVRHSFEEVDLSRELVVATGYTHCSEGLMNTFDRGYSEITFAQIAAATGAREAIIHKEFHLSSADPNLVGADKVVTIGRTNYDVADQLSNLGMEAIHPRAAKTLRRAGIELRIKNAFEPEHAGTLISQDYKSERPCVEIIAGRKDVFGIEVFDQDMLGDVGYDIEISKLLKQLRLYVVNKDSDANSITYYAASGSRKLINRAARLIEEKYPAAEVTVHNVSIVSAIGSDLKVKGILAKTVAALAGAGISIQAVHQSIRQVEMQCVVNEDDYDAAVAALHRALIEPENHGDVIAAA, from the coding sequence TTGGTCAGCGCCAGGGCGACGCGCTCTATCAGCGCGTGTTTGTCGTATCGGCTTACAGCGGCATGACCAATCTGCTGCTGGAACACAAGAAAACCGGCGAGCCTGGTGTCTACCAGCGGTTTGCCGATGCGCGCAGCGAAGGCGCCTGGCTCGAAGCGCTGGAAACGGTGCGTGAGCGCATGTTGGGCAAGAATGCCGAGCTGTTCGCCAGCGCGTTCGAGCAACGCGCCGCCAACCAGTTCGTCAACTCGCGGATCGACGATGCCCGCGAGTGCATGAGCAGCCTGCAGCGCCTCTGCGCCTATGGCCATTTTCAGCTTGACGAACATTTGATGAAAGTTCGTGAAATGCTCGCGTCCCTTGGCGAAGCGCACAGCGCGTTCAACTCAGTGCTGGCGCTCAAGCACCGCGGTGTCAACGCGAAGATGGTCGACCTGACCGGTTGGCACCGTGACGCACCGCTGCCTTTCGAGGAAATGGTCCGCCACAGCTTCGAAGAGGTGGACCTCTCCCGCGAGCTGGTGGTGGCGACGGGTTACACCCATTGCAGCGAAGGGCTGATGAACACCTTCGATCGCGGCTACAGCGAGATCACCTTCGCCCAGATTGCGGCAGCGACCGGTGCACGCGAGGCGATCATTCACAAGGAATTCCATCTTTCCAGTGCCGACCCGAACCTGGTAGGCGCGGACAAGGTGGTCACCATTGGCCGCACCAACTATGACGTCGCGGACCAGCTATCCAATCTGGGCATGGAAGCGATTCATCCGCGTGCGGCCAAAACGCTGCGCCGCGCCGGCATCGAACTGCGCATCAAAAATGCCTTCGAGCCCGAGCACGCCGGCACGCTCATCAGCCAGGACTACAAGAGCGAACGGCCCTGCGTCGAGATCATTGCGGGGCGCAAGGACGTCTTCGGCATCGAGGTATTCGATCAGGACATGCTCGGCGATGTCGGCTACGACATCGAGATCAGCAAGCTGCTCAAGCAACTGCGCCTGTACGTGGTGAACAAGGACTCCGACGCCAATAGCATCACCTACTACGCGGCTTCGGGCTCACGCAAGCTGATCAACCGGGCCGCCCGGCTGATCGAAGAAAAGTACCCAGCCGCTGAGGTCACGGTGCACAACGTCTCCATCGTCTCGGCGATCGGCTCGGACCTCAAGGTCAAGGGCATTCTTGCCAAGACCGTGGCGGCACTGGCCGGCGCAGGCATTAGCATCCAGGCTGTGCACCAGTCGATCCGCCAGGTTGAAATGCAGTGCGTGGTCAACGAAGACGACTACGACGCTGCCGTGGCGGCGCTGCATCGTGCGCTGATCGAGCCGGAGAACCATGGCGACGTGATCGCCGCAGCCTGA